The following proteins come from a genomic window of Sesamum indicum cultivar Zhongzhi No. 13 linkage group LG10, S_indicum_v1.0, whole genome shotgun sequence:
- the LOC105172140 gene encoding pheophytinase, chloroplastic, which translates to MEIISCHAANHCYIVNFGGVKDLSSRRSKLPIVRQRRFFCFVVESGLGSSRYSHLDSLKLKRLDQHRSSRTVCALNSYDNVDSSVVTGTNNSYVLDEEEGGSNVTDSGRSIPKVSIPSLPDEDNGDNVALISSCFWEWKPKFTVHYETSGSENVGSPSVLFLPGFGVGSFHYEKQLKDLGCHYRAWALDFLGQGMSLPCEDPTMQSKNGNKYMLDQESSVWGFGDESETWAKELVYSIDLWQDQVRYFVEEVIKEPVYLVGNSLGGFVALYFAACNPELVKGVTLLNATPFWGFLPNPERSPRLSRLFPWAGTFPLPSGVRKFIEILWQKISDPRSIAEILKQVYADHSTKVEKVFSRIIETTQHPAAAASFASIIFAPQGQLSFKEALTRCQMNGTPICLMYGKEDPWVRPVWGLQVKRQVSDAPYYEISPAGHCPHDEVPEVVNFLLHGWIQNLESNGSIMLPLLDGPENTDCNVTKDLEFIREGSRKSVRVRFYGNKLSVWSWLSSHLKPKFEEMIH; encoded by the exons ATGGAAATTATATCTTGCCATGCTGCAAACCATTGTTATATTGTGAACTTTGGAGGCGTAAAGGACTTGAGTTCACGTCGATCCAAGCTTCCCATAGTAAGACAAAGAAGGTTTTTTTGCTTTGTAGTAGAATCAGGTTTGGGGTCTTCAAGATACTCTCACCTAGATAgtttaaagttaaaaagacTTGACCAACACCGATCTTCTAGAACAGTTTGTGCTCTTAACAGTTACGATAATGTTGATTCAAGTGTTGTAACTGGAACTAATAACTCATATGTACTTGATGAAGAAGAGGGTGGAAGCAATGTGACCGATAGTGGTAGGTCAATTCCCAAGGTCTCAATTCCTAGTTTGCCGGATGAAGACAATGGTGACAATGTAGCTCTCATTAGCAGCTGTTTCTGGGAATGGAAGCCGAAATTCACTGTCCATTATGAAACTTCAGGTTCAGAGAATGTAGGTTCCCCATCGGTGCTTTTTCTTCCTGGCTTTGGTGTGGGATCGTTTCATTATGAAAAACAGTTGAAAGATCTTGGTTGTCATTATCGAGCATGGGCTCTAGATTTTCTGGGTCAGGGCATGTCATTGCCATGTGAAGATCCAACGATGCAGTCCAAGAATGGAAATAAGTATATGTTAGATCAAGAAAGTAGTGTTTGGGGCTTTGGGGATGAAAGTGAGACTTGGGCCAAAGAACTAGTTTATTCAATCGACTTATGGCAGGACCAAGTGCGTTATTTTGTCGAAGAG GTGATTAAAGAGCCTGTTTATCTAGTGGGAAATTCACTTGGAGGGTTTGTGGCACTCTATTTTGCTGCATGCAACCCTGAATTGGTGAAAGGTGTAACCTTGCTCAACGCAACTCCTTTTTGGGGATTTCTCCCTAATCCTGAAAGATCCCCAAGATTATCAAGACTCTTTCCATGGGCTGGAACATTTCCTCTCCCTTCTGGCGTCAGAAAGTTTATAGAAATTTT ATGGCAGAAAATAAGTGATCCAAGAAGTATTGCAGAaatattgaagcaagtttacGCGGATCACTCAACAAAGGTTGAAAAAGTGTTTTCTCGTATCATTGAGACAACACAACATCCAGCGGCTGCTGCCTCGTTTGCTTCGATCATATTCGCTCCTCAAGGACAATTATCTTTTAAGGAAGCTTTAACTAG GTGTCAAATGAACGGTACACCTATTTGTCTCATGTACGGGAAGGAAGATCCATGGGTGCGGCCTGTCTGGGGTTTGCAGGTCAAACGCCAAGTTTCAGACGCTCCGTATTATGAGATAAGTCCTGCCGGTCACTGCCCTCATGATGAAGTACCTGAG GTTGTGAACTTTCTTCTGCATGGTTGGATCCAAAATCTGGAATCAAACGGTTCCATCATGCTGCCATTGCTTGACGGCCCAGAAAACACTGATTGTAATGTCACTAAGGACTTGGAATTTATAAGAGAAGGATCGCGAAAATCAGTCAGGGTGCGATTCTATGGCAACAAGTTGTCCGTCTGGAGTTGGCTAAGCTCTCATTTGAAGCCTAAATTCGAAGAAATGATTCACTGA